The window CTCCACCCAGTGTTCTGCGTAGGCATGGGGGTAGCGGTAGCCCACGCCATCGCCGAAGGCGGCTCCATCCCGGTTGGCATCGCGCAAATGCCCGGGCACGTCCTGCTTTTGCGTATCGCGCACGGTTTTGAGGGCATCAAAGAAGCCCAGAACGCTGTTGCTCTTTTCGGTGCCCGCCAGGTACAACGCAGCCTGGGCCAAGGGATATAGGCCTTCGGGCAGCCCCACCCGTTCGAAGGCCGCGGCACAGGCTTCCACTACAACCATGGCCTGAGGGTCGGCCAGGCCGATGTCTTCCCCTGCTGCAATCAGCATCCGCCGGAAGATGAAACGTGGGTTCTCACCGGCCTCCACCATGCGGGCCAGCCAGAACATCGCCGCATCGGCATCCGAGCCCCGTAGCGATTTGATGAAGGCGCTGATGGTGTCGTAGTGGGCATCACCGTGCTTGTCGTAAAGCACGGCTCGCTGCTGGATGGATTCCTCGGCGATGGCCAGAGTGATTTGAATCACGCCTTGGCCATCGGGTTCGGAGCTCTCCACCGCTAGTTCAAGGGCATTGAGCAGGCTGCGGGCGTCACCGCCCGCCACATCAACGAGGTGGTTGGCGGCATCGCTGCTGATGGCGATTGCGCGGTCGCCGTAGCCCCGCTCGTTGTCTGCAAGGGCGCGTTGCAGCAGCCGCTGTAAATCCTCTGGTTCCAGAGGCAGTAAACGAAACAGCCGCGAGCGGCTGACCAGCGCCTTGTTGACTTCGAAATAGGGGTTTTCTGTGGTGGCCCCGATCAAGGTGACGGTGCCGTTCTCCACCCATGGCAACAGCGCATCCTGCTGGGCACTGTTAAAACGGTGCACTTCGTCGATGAACAGGATCGTGCGCAGGCCATGCCGTTCAAGGCGTTGGCATGCAGCATCAACCTCGATACGTAAGTCTTTGACGCCGGCCAGCACGGCGTTGAGGCTGCTGAAGTGGGCGCGGGTGTGGTTAGCAATGATCCGCGCCAGGGTGGTTTTGCCGACCCCGGGCGGGCCATGCAGGATCAGGTTGCCGACCCGATCGGCCTTGATGGCACGGCGCAGGAGCCGTCCGTCAGCCAGGATTCCGCTCTGACCTTCAAATTCCTCCAGAGTGCGCGGACGCATGCGATCGGCCAGGGGGGCCAGCATCCTTCGTTGCTGCTCACCGTGAAAAGCGAAGAGGTCCTGAGCCAACACACCATCGGCGATGTCCCAGTGTCCCTGACGTTCTCAATCTGCGCTTGAGCTGGTCCAAATCGGACCCTTTTTGGGTAAGCCTCGTTCCAGGCCTGCAAGTCCTCGCGGCCCGGTTCTCATGAACACCGCATAATTCGTTCCAAAGCCTTATTGCAGTGCGTCATCCGCAGCGCCTCTTGCTTACCTTTGCGGCCCTGTTCTTGGTTAGTTCCTGCAGGAACGAATCACCGCAGCCACCTCCGCCGAAGGTTCAGGCTGCTGCTACTCGGCTGGTGGAATT is drawn from Synechococcus sp. MU1643 and contains these coding sequences:
- a CDS encoding AAA family ATPase, whose protein sequence is MAQDLFAFHGEQQRRMLAPLADRMRPRTLEEFEGQSGILADGRLLRRAIKADRVGNLILHGPPGVGKTTLARIIANHTRAHFSSLNAVLAGVKDLRIEVDAACQRLERHGLRTILFIDEVHRFNSAQQDALLPWVENGTVTLIGATTENPYFEVNKALVSRSRLFRLLPLEPEDLQRLLQRALADNERGYGDRAIAISSDAANHLVDVAGGDARSLLNALELAVESSEPDGQGVIQITLAIAEESIQQRAVLYDKHGDAHYDTISAFIKSLRGSDADAAMFWLARMVEAGENPRFIFRRMLIAAGEDIGLADPQAMVVVEACAAAFERVGLPEGLYPLAQAALYLAGTEKSNSVLGFFDALKTVRDTQKQDVPGHLRDANRDGAAFGDGVGYRYPHAYAEHWVEQRYLPTPLQGEVFWQPGQLGWEGERRERMAERRAAQLAAAAELAADQPLLLSSGPDRPGVDRWVQRQLGQEGERLQRMRERLWREIPWTRRDRVLLLGVRSLIWALDPLRATPEGGVTMLCENEADRSRLEAQMDWLEPEHRPELLTGNLDALPESQAFDWIGGRLTAADLQGQNWTALLKTINQHAEPKTGLRLLISRAELGPAGALLQDGEPTELFSDLVAQEQQWLELQQRPEKLLAKAGWQLRCEEWLEHLMLPGGTELAERWLTEGSPYRQAMGEISKEVMTQLRQSLNDLGEVGLRLPMRHQLIQGERGTPSKKPPKPGLK